Below is a window of uncultured Cohaesibacter sp. DNA.
CGAGGACGGATATCATCTGGTTGCCCCCACCGACCACAAGCTGGCAGCAAGTCATGCAGCCGACGGCGGCATGCTGAAGGGCGAATCCCTGATGCTGCTGGAAAAGGGCCATTGCCTGCAACAACATGCCCTCTCGGCCTTTCCGGGGCTTCTGAACAAGGATGTGGAATTTGACGCCACCAGCCTGCCGACTTTGCTGGCGATGGTGGAGGAGGGGCTGGGTTCGACACTCATTCCCAACATGGCCATTGATGCCGGCCTGACCCGGGCCCATGAGGTGGCCGAAATCGATCTGCCGACATCCCTGCCGCGCAGAATAACGCTGGTCTGGCGCAAATCATCCACCCGCAAGGAGGATTTCCGCGCCTTGGGAGATCTGATCATCGCAGCCAGAAACAGCCTGCATGCTCCCGCGCCAAGGGCGTAAAGACTGCCGCAGACATGAGAGAAACGGACCATGACACGCGATGAATTCGATGCCTATTGCGCCAGCCTCAAACATGCCACCAATGTGGTGCAGTGGGGTGGCTGCTCTGTATGGAAGATCGGTGGCAAGATCTTTGCGCTCTGCTCTCCCGAGAGCAAAAAAGAGGGTTCCCCCGGCAGGATCAGTTTTAAATGCTCCGATATCGCTTTTGAAATTCTGCGCGAGGAGCCGGGCATCATTCCCGCGCCCCATCTGGCGCGGGCCAAATGGGTCCAGCTCAGCGAGCCCGACGCCATGAGCGATGAGGATATCAGATTGCATCTGCATGCCGCCCACACCATCATTGCAGGCAGGCTGACCAGAAAGCTGCGGGCAGAGCTGGGCCTTTAGGCGAGGTCCAGATGCATGAAGGCTGCCGCAGGCGCGCATACGCCCCAAATCGCTGCGACTTTATGGCGAAAATGGCAGTGAAATGAAGGCCCCCAAGGCTTGACCCCTGCGGGTGCATTTGCCAAAATCCGGTCTGTAAACCTTTCGGCGCTGAGCGCGGTCATCCTGTCGGAACCTGACATCCAGTCAGGGCAACCGGTATCGAGGAGGGCAACCGCGGCGCACAGCCCGGACGTTCACAGTGAACATGGTTTTGCGATCATATTTCCGGGCTGATCAGACCGGAGATACAATGATGAAAACCATTATCGAACCCTTCCGCATCAAATCGGTAGAACCCATCCGCATGACCACGCGCGCCGAGCGCGAGGCGGCGCTCAAGGCCGTCGACTATAACCTCTTTGCACTCAGGTCCGAAGACGTGATCATCGATCTGCTGACCGATTCGGGCACCGGCGCCATGAGCGCCGAGCAGTGGGCCGCCGTCATGCGTGGCGATGAGAGCTATGCCGGTTCTCCCTCCTATTATCGCTTCCGTGACAGTGTGCAGGAACTGATGCCGTTCGAGCATATCATTCCAACCCATCAGGGCCGCGCGGCCGAGGCGATTCTGGTTTCCATCTTCGGTGGGGCGGGCAAGCATGTTCCCTCCAACACCCATTTCGACACCACCCGCGGCAATATCGAGGCCTCTGGTGCCGAGGCCTATGATCTGGTGATCGCCGAGGGCAAGGATCCCGCTTCCCTTTACCCCTTCAAGGGCAATATGGATCTGGGCAAGCTGGAAGCCTTTCTGGAGGAGAAGGGCGACAGCGTGCCGATGGTGATGATCACCATCACCAACAATGCCGGTGGCGGCCAGCCGGTCAGCCTTGAAAATATCCGTGGCGTGGCAGCGCTGGCCCATAAATATGGCAAGCCCTTCATCATTGACGGGTGCCGCTTCTCGGAAAATGCCTGGTTCATCAAGCAGCGCGAGGAAGGGCACAAGGATCGTTCGATCAAGGATATCGTGCGCGACTGTTTCTCGGTTGCCGATGGCATGACCATGAGCGCCAAGAAGGATGCCTTTGGCAATATCGGCGGCTGGATTGCCTTCAATGACGATGCCCTTGCCGATCAGGCCCGCGTTCGCCTCATCCAGACCGAAGGCTTCCCCACCTATGGTGGCCTTGCCGGGCGCGATCTGGAAGCATTGGCGCAGGGGCTGCATGAGATCATCGACGAGGATTATCTCAGATATCGCATCCGCACCAATGAATATATCATCGAAAAGCTCGATGCCATGGGCATTCCGGTGGTCAAGCCGGCAGGCGGCCATGCCGTATTCGTCGACGCCAAAAGCTGGCTGCCGCATATTGATCCGCTGAAATATCCCGCCCACACCGTGGCCTGCAAGCTCTACGAGATCGGCGGTATCCGCTCTTGCGAAATCGGCTCGGTGATGTTCGGCCGCCAGACCGACGGCTCGGAAAAGCCAGCCGCCATGGAACTGGTGCGTCTTGCCTTCCCGCGCCGCACCTATACCCAATCCCACGCCGATTATGTGGTGGAAGCCTTTGAAATGCTGGCAGCTGAAAAAGATCGGCTCAAGGGTTTCAAAATCATCAGGGAACCGAAACTGATGCGGCATTTCACCTGCAGCTTCGCACCTCTGGACAGCTAACTCCGACTGGGCTCTCCAGATTGTGCGAAGGCGCGCCAGCCCAATTTGCTGGCGCGCCTTTTCTTTTTCGAATCGTGAACGAATCGTGTATAAAGGTTGCTAATGCGAGCCCAGCTTAGGGACTGGTTTGCCAAACCAATAACTCTAGCTGCTTATACTCGCATCCCACGCTCGGTCCATTATGTGGATGCTGATGGATATTGCATAGCTGGAGGCTAAGGCAACCGAGAGGCAAGTGGGATGTATCTGACGCGGGTGATCAACGCGAAGGATACCCCGATGCATCGATAAACAGCGGGTAATCTTGTTTGATCGACGCGTTTCACGAAACCTTTTGGTTCCGTGGCCACGGGCCGGAGGATTCTTTATGAAGACCTCGGTCAAAATTGAAATCAAAATCAACGTGGCAGCATGCCTATTTGGAATCGCGGCCATCTTAAAGGTTTTGATTTAGAGCGTAGGCGTTGGTGCAAACCAACGCCTTTTTTATGCTCATTAGCGTCTGCTCTCTGGTTCATGCAGAATTTTCATAAGGCCTATGAGTTTGAAATCTTTGTTATCCCGGATTGGGACAACCATATCCAGAACCATGCAAGGCCCATGCATCTGCCTCAAGACAGCTGCATGGGCCGATCTCAGGCATATCAAAGAAAATGGCGGACATTGATCAGCGCACTCCCCGCCGGGAAGCCTTTCCCGCTGCGTGAAGGATCAGTCAACCGCTCAACAGACAACAAATAGGCCCGACGTCCGGCATGGCAGGCAAAATGACAGACAAACCAGATGCCAGCCAGACAAACAGGCTAAAGAAACAGGAGAGGAAAGATCATGGCATATGCAACGATTAATCCCTATACCGGTGAAAAACTCGCATCCTTCCCCGATGCAACCGACGCGGAAGTCAACACCGCAATCGACAAGGCGCATGATGCCTTCCTTTCATGGCGCAAGACCGGCTTTGCCGAACGGAGCGGAATTCTTCAGAAAGCCGCCGATCTGCTGCGCGCCAATGCTGATGATTATGCCAGATTGCTGACCCTTGAAATGGGCAAGCTGACCGCTGAAGCGAAAGCGGAAGTGGAATTGTCGGCCAAGATTCTGGAATATTATGTCCGCAATGCCGAAAAGCTGCTCCAGCCGCGCAAACTGCCGGTGCTCGATCCGGCTGAGGGCGATGCTACCCTTGTGCATGAACCGCTCGGCATTCTGCTGGCCATTGAGCCATGGAACTTCCCCTTCTATCAGATCGCCCGCATTCTCGCCCCCCAGCTTTCCGCTGGCAATGTCCTGCTCTTAAAGCATGCCTCCAACGTGCCCCAGAGCGCAGCGGCCTTTGAAAAGCTGATGCTTGATGCCGGCTTGCCTGAAGGGGCCTTTACCAATCTCTACGCAACCCGTGATCAGATCGAAAGGATCATCAATGATCCGCGCGTCCATGGCGTGGCTCTGACCGGCTCCGAGGCCGCAGGCTCCATTGTTGCCGCGCAGGCTGGCAAGGCGCTCAAGAAATCGACCATGGAACTGGGCGGTGCAGATGCCTTTGTCGTGCTCAAGGATGCAGATATCGACAAGGTCGTCGACTGGGCCGTATTCGGTCGTCACTGGAATGGCGGTCAGGTCTGTGTGTCTTCCAAACGCATGATCATTGTCGACGAGGTCTATGATGAATTCCTTGAAAAATACAAGGCAGGTGTAGCCAAACTGGTCGCTGGCGATCCGTTTGATGCTAAAACCACCCTTGCGCCGCTTTCCTCCCAGAAAGCTGCCGACGATGTCAAGGAACAGATCAAGAAGGCCGTCGCCAAAGGGGCAAAGGCCGAACAAGTCGGCCCGGCTGTTCCCGCCAAGGGTGCCTTTGTCCAGCCCACCATCCTCACGGATCTGGGCGATGAAAATGAAGCTCGTTACTGGGAATTTTTCGGTCCCGTCTCCATGCTCTTCAGAGCAAAGGACGAGGAAGATGCAGTCCGCATCGCCAATGACACCCCGTTCGGTCTGGGTGGTTCGGTCTTTACCAGAGACGAGAAGCATGGTGCCGAGGTGGCAGCACGCATTTCGACCGGCATGGTCTTCGTCAACCACCCCACCAAGGTCGAGGCCGATCTGCCGTTCGGTGGCATCCGTCGCTCCGGTTATGGCCGCGAGCTGCTCGATCTGGGCCTGACGGAATTCGTCAACCACAAACTGATCGGTGTGGTCGATATCGACGCCCCGTTCTGATCCATTCTGACCCGAGAATGTTGGTTTAAGCAGAAAGCCCGGACAGTCCCCCTGTCCGGGCTTTCATCATTTTGCGCCGATAGCTGTTGCATCAATATTGGCAAGGGCCGGGCCTTAGCCTGAGGCGAACCGGTCTCCGGTTTTACCTGACCGGCTCACCTTGGTTGCAGCCGCCTCCGCCCCCGCGTCCAACAGGCCGGTCAAAGTCGAGAATCTCCTTGAGCATCGGTAGCGCGGTTGGATCCTTTGTATAGTCCCTATCCTTCTCTGGCTGCCTCTCTGCACAGATCTGCCCGGCGTCATGGAGTTCGGCTTCCGTTCCGGTTTGCGGCATCGGATCGGATGCGATCACCAGAAGGCCGCCCGGCCCGAAAACCGGCATCATCTCGACATGGTCAAGCGCGTTGCGCTGCAATTGGCGCACCGGAACGGCGATTTCTGCGTGATAGGCGCGATGGCTGAGAAGCTCGACCCAACTGGCTTCAAACAGGATCTCGCCGTCACCATCAAGGCGCATCGTCCAGACACTGACCCCGGCATTCTCATGCGGGCGGTTGAGGTCGGCAAGGCCCTGCACCAACCGCTCTCCCGGCATCAGAACCACATCATTGACGCGGAATTCCGTTAGCACCACCGGGGTTTGCGCATAGCTGGAGAAGGAGAGATCAAGCCCTGCCGGATCTCCCTGACGACATCCCGCGACGGTGGCCAAAAACAGGGCCAGCGCCAATGTTTGTGCCAATGTTTGTGCCTGTATCTGTGCCAGTGTCTGAGAAAGGGCTCGCACGCCCGCGCGCAGGGGGCTTGAAACGGATTTGCTGGCTTGGATCGTCATGCGGGATTTCCCTGGCAGATGCTCTCTGGCTGGACAAATAGCATTTTTTGCCAATGCGTCAATGGGGCCTTCACAGCCGCGGCAGGGTGGCCCGGACATGCTCTGCCAGTGCGACGGCGGCAGCGGACGGGCGCTGATCGGCCATTTCCAGCGTGATGCCGATGGCGGGCAGGGCGGGCAATGCATCGGACACGACATGCAGATCCTGTGGCACCGCGCTTTGCGTCAATACGCTGATCGCATGACCCGAGCGGGCAATGGCCAGAAGACCGGCAAGACTGTTGCTGGCATAGGCCACCCGATAGCGCCGATTGATCGCTTCCATCGCGGTGCAGGCCGCGCGATAGTCGATGGTGCTCGGCGTCGGCAGGGCCAGCGGCAGGATCGGGGTGGCAAGGATCGAGGGTGCCGCTTCATTGGCGACCCAGACCAGATGCTCCTCGCGGATGACCCCTTCTGCCAGCGGAGAGGGAAGGGAGACGAGCGCCATATCCAGCAGCCGCTGCTGCAATTGTGGCCGCAGATCTGTTGACGGGGCGCAGACCAGACGCAAATCGATGTCCGGATAGCGCTCGCAGAAGCTCCCCAGAAGCTGGGGCAGAAAGGCGCTGGCATAATCCTCCGTACAGCCAAGACTGATCGAACCGCTGAGGGCCGCACCGGTCATGTCCATCAGCATTTCATCATGCTGTGCCAGAAGTGCCTCGGCATGGACCAGCAGCTTTTCCCCCGCTGCCGTGAGGCGAACACCTGCCCCGGTGCGATGGAGCAACAGCTTGCCCATCTGATCCTCCAGCCGATGCATCTGCATGCTGAGCGCCGATTGGGTGCGCCCCACCTGCTGGGCGGCAAGGCTGATGGAGCCGGTTTGCGCCACGATGACGAAATTTTTCAGCAGGGCAATGTCGAGCATCTGCATTGATATAAATCCATTTGATATCTGTATTAAGTATTATCAATTTGCCTGAATTTGCAAGCCTTGCTAAGGCTGAAGAAAAGAAACAGGCACTTCGATTGCCGGCGCCACCAGAGAGAAGAAACAGCATGTCCCTGAATGATGATCCGGAATTCTGGCACAACGCCAATGCCCATCTGATCCGCTATGGATCGGCTTTTGAGAAGCTGATCATCGAGCGGGCCGAAGGCAATTATGTCTATGACGCCGATGGCCGCGCCATTCTCGATTTCACCTCCGGCCAGATGAGCGCCCTGCTCGGCCATTCCCATCCTGATATCGTTGCCACCGTCAACCGGCAGATGGCGACTGTCGCCCATCTCTTCTCCGGCATGCTCTCCCGCCCCGTTGTCGATCTTGCCACCCGTCTGGCCGAACTGGCTCCGGGCCTTGATCGCGTCATGCAGGTGACCACCGGCGCGGAATCCAATGAGGCAGCGATCCGCATGGCCAAGCTGGTGACCGGTGGCCACGAGATTGTCGCCTTCGCCCAGAGCTGGCATGGCATGACGGGCGCGGCCGCCTCGGCCACCTATAGCGCCGGTCGTTTCGGATACGGTCCGGCTGCCGTCGGCTCCTTCGTCATTCCCGCCCCCGATGCCTACCGCCCGCGTTTTAAAAATGCGGATGGATCGCTGGACTGGCAGACCGAGCTGGACGATGCCTTCCGCCTCATCGATTGCCAGACCTCGGGCAAATTGGCCGCCTTCATTGCCG
It encodes the following:
- a CDS encoding MmcQ/YjbR family DNA-binding protein is translated as MTRDEFDAYCASLKHATNVVQWGGCSVWKIGGKIFALCSPESKKEGSPGRISFKCSDIAFEILREEPGIIPAPHLARAKWVQLSEPDAMSDEDIRLHLHAAHTIIAGRLTRKLRAELGL
- a CDS encoding NAD-dependent succinate-semialdehyde dehydrogenase; the encoded protein is MAYATINPYTGEKLASFPDATDAEVNTAIDKAHDAFLSWRKTGFAERSGILQKAADLLRANADDYARLLTLEMGKLTAEAKAEVELSAKILEYYVRNAEKLLQPRKLPVLDPAEGDATLVHEPLGILLAIEPWNFPFYQIARILAPQLSAGNVLLLKHASNVPQSAAAFEKLMLDAGLPEGAFTNLYATRDQIERIINDPRVHGVALTGSEAAGSIVAAQAGKALKKSTMELGGADAFVVLKDADIDKVVDWAVFGRHWNGGQVCVSSKRMIIVDEVYDEFLEKYKAGVAKLVAGDPFDAKTTLAPLSSQKAADDVKEQIKKAVAKGAKAEQVGPAVPAKGAFVQPTILTDLGDENEARYWEFFGPVSMLFRAKDEEDAVRIANDTPFGLGGSVFTRDEKHGAEVAARISTGMVFVNHPTKVEADLPFGGIRRSGYGRELLDLGLTEFVNHKLIGVVDIDAPF
- a CDS encoding tryptophanase, translated to MMKTIIEPFRIKSVEPIRMTTRAEREAALKAVDYNLFALRSEDVIIDLLTDSGTGAMSAEQWAAVMRGDESYAGSPSYYRFRDSVQELMPFEHIIPTHQGRAAEAILVSIFGGAGKHVPSNTHFDTTRGNIEASGAEAYDLVIAEGKDPASLYPFKGNMDLGKLEAFLEEKGDSVPMVMITITNNAGGGQPVSLENIRGVAALAHKYGKPFIIDGCRFSENAWFIKQREEGHKDRSIKDIVRDCFSVADGMTMSAKKDAFGNIGGWIAFNDDALADQARVRLIQTEGFPTYGGLAGRDLEALAQGLHEIIDEDYLRYRIRTNEYIIEKLDAMGIPVVKPAGGHAVFVDAKSWLPHIDPLKYPAHTVACKLYEIGGIRSCEIGSVMFGRQTDGSEKPAAMELVRLAFPRRTYTQSHADYVVEAFEMLAAEKDRLKGFKIIREPKLMRHFTCSFAPLDS
- a CDS encoding LysR family transcriptional regulator, which gives rise to MLDIALLKNFVIVAQTGSISLAAQQVGRTQSALSMQMHRLEDQMGKLLLHRTGAGVRLTAAGEKLLVHAEALLAQHDEMLMDMTGAALSGSISLGCTEDYASAFLPQLLGSFCERYPDIDLRLVCAPSTDLRPQLQQRLLDMALVSLPSPLAEGVIREEHLVWVANEAAPSILATPILPLALPTPSTIDYRAACTAMEAINRRYRVAYASNSLAGLLAIARSGHAISVLTQSAVPQDLHVVSDALPALPAIGITLEMADQRPSAAAVALAEHVRATLPRL